A window of Eriocheir sinensis breed Jianghai 21 chromosome 39, ASM2467909v1, whole genome shotgun sequence contains these coding sequences:
- the LOC127008904 gene encoding uncharacterized protein LOC127008904, with the protein MHALSHDIPQLPLVLGVVFGVAVAVIVIVVVSCFHCSCCLLYKKRQPTNGGPLYQMHCPSTASGVANMYSFSGTTTPSETPRSISRASSRSHGTVESGSTTNNHVDHSHLLEGEDGRAGLPSFITDRRNNHTHRPVSMSDRSSTVSDGVPGPILELPPPYCAPHSTLVAVRTATSTPSQRPCPPSFTAANSPYVISGGEGGYAPGHLATFPQTFLSPASPARPPSVRPPPPSLTQNFAPAIAPTTRPCSTAHIIHTHHPGADDHLYTATKF; encoded by the exons ATGCACGCCCTCTCCCACGACATCCCGCA GCTGCCGCTGGTCCTCGGGGTGGTGTTCGGTGTCGCTGTGGCTGTCATCGTCATCGTGGTGGTGTCCTGCTTCCACTGCTCCTGCTGTCTGCTGTACAAGAAGCGCCAGCCTACTAATGGAG GTCCTCTCTACCAGATGCACTGTCCCTCCACAGCCTCGGGTGTGGCAAACATGTACAGCTTCTCCGGAACCACCACGCCCTCGGAAACGCCAAGGTCCATCTCAAG AGCTTCGTCGAG GTCCCACGGCACGGTAGAGTCCggctccaccaccaacaaccacgtGGACCACAGTCACCTGCTGGAGGGGGAGGACGGGCGCGCCGGCCTGCCCTCCTTCATCACGGACCGCCGCAACAACCACACGCACAGGCCAG TATCCATGAGTGACCGGTCCAGCACGGTGTCAGACGGAGTTCCTGGCCCCATCCTTGAGCTGCCGCCGCCCTACTGCGCCCCGCACTCCACGCTGGTCGCTGTCCGCACCGCCACCTCCACGCCCTCACAACgcccctgccctccctccttcaccgccGCCAACAGCCCCTACGTCATCAGTGGAGGCGAGGGAGGTTATGCGcctgg TCACCTGGCAACCTTCCCACaaaccttcctctctcctgcctCGCCCGCCCGCCCACCCTCTGTCAGACCACCGCCGCCCTCGCTGACCCAGAACTTCGCCCCGGCCATCGCGCCCACCACCCGCCCGTGCAGCACCGCCCACATCATCCACACCCACCACCCGGGCGCCGACGACCACCTCTACACCGCCACCAAGTTCTAA